The Dendropsophus ebraccatus isolate aDenEbr1 chromosome 3, aDenEbr1.pat, whole genome shotgun sequence genomic interval GCTTAAGTCCACGTATCTTTTCATGTTAAGTATGAAGCTAGTTTTGgtttgggtctgagtgtttacacCCCATCAATTGCTACAAATAGACAGGTGAAGCCTTCATGTGGATGTGGAGTCATAGGCAAAGGACTTTTTGCTCAGGGCAATATCATACTTTCCCTACTGCCTTCCCCTggcataaaacaataaacaagccATACTCGCCCCTCTGATTTCCCTGGACAATCTCGTTCTGTTCTTCAGCATTCGTTTGAGCCTTTTCAGTGCCAGTGGTGGTAAGCACAGAAATGGCAAACAGCATTAGAATGGTCACGGAGATAAAAGTCTGCATGCTGCTGTGGGGTATTGGCAGGCTATAGACAAGTAAATGTCATTCAATGGTCGCTTGGCTGTGGTGAAGGGGTGATCAGATATATAAAGCAAGCTTGTGGACTTGCCTGGTAGATACATAAGGCACGGCCGTAAGATGTGAGTAGGTTTGCAACACCGCTAAGTGACAGTAGGTGTTGCCAGTGTTAAGGCAATAACTGCTGCTGAAATAGGAACAGTCAGAAAAGGACTCTGTAGTATCATGGTAATGGCCCTCTCTACAGCCAATATACAACCATGTGGCAATAGGTGAATGCTCTGCATCCCTAAGTCAATAGGGACCAGTAGCAGGGACTCAATAGGATTTATTCACTCAGTGATGGATAGGTCTTGTAACAGGGCGATCCAAGAAATTTGTAGAGGTCGCTTCAGTGGTATTGGAGTAAGTCTGATGCCATGTAAGCAAGGTTCCCACCGCTTGTGAGTTTAGGTACCTTTAAGACCCTGTGAACCAAacatccagcagcagcacagagatAAAGGTTTCGATCACTCAGCAGTCGTCATGTGTGTGCAAAGGGCAGGAGCGACAGCCCAGGcagaagggggaaggggggagatgTTGTCTCTTGCTCAGCTAATTACTAGTGATAGCGTAGGATATATTATTAGCAAGATCATTCTTATATACTGTACCCAAGGCAAGGCTGCCTGATACATTCGCTGTATGCGGCAGCCTCTGGTGACCGCTGTCACTGCTCACTGGGCTAGGAGCAGAGTGAGCGGGGACAGTAATCACCACTTGCTGTCGAGAGGCTGTCGAAAATTAAATGTTCAAAAAACGATAGAGTGAGCATGCTCcagctgtgctcatctctaatgtcaacATGTTTTCCCATAGTAAATAAGCGAGAAGGAATTTTGGGTGCAAAGGTTAACTAggtctttaaatatatatatatatattttttttttaattgaacccTTTTAAACTTCAGCAAACATCAgcccagcaaaaaaataaataaaaattggcaGATGCACTTGGTAAACAGCACTTAGTAATACAGAAGGCGAGATTCATTATAATGCCGGGAGCGCCGCAATTCTTTACGTCTTCGTGgcactgacacagccgcacaaAACCAAACCTAATAACTGAATTTTGTATGGCCCAGATAATGTAATCATGTCAGAAGACTTGTTAAGGTCTGCACTCAGGAAGATTattcatatagggggagatttatcaaactggtgtgagtGTACGTGCGGGTgggagctgcggaatctgtgacTGGTTTTCAGtcacgattccgtagtgtgcatgtacccgaAAGTAGAATTGGcgcaattgcccctagcaaccaatgatatttcaactttcattcctcacagagtctttggaaaatgaaaggtggaatctgattggttgctaggggcaactgcgtccgtttcactttacaccatgtttgataaatctcccccatagtgtatgcaTTGTGTAGGCCAAGGCCTCATGAATTTCGTCTTATTTCTACAATGAATAAATGAGTTTTGAGTGAAAGATTCCTAATTTTTCATTGTGTGTAATAGACTTATTTATCAGGAATGGTgaaaaccagaattacttacggtaatgatgttttcataagcccatgacagcacccctggagaggacctcccaccgcttgacaggaaacctgagaagataaaagctgacacacctctccacaccttcGGTTCATATAAAAGTACTCCAGCGGAGCAAACATATCGTATGATAAttgatagaaaaatagaagaaaaaaatagaaagagaAATCCGTAAGGATAGGTAAGATTAATAGGGTGGGTATActggaggggtgctgtcatgggcttatgaaaacatcattaccgtaagtaattctggttttacccagatgccctatgacagcacccctggaggataAGCAAGTAAATATACGAATTAGGGTGGGACCACAGCAGAAAGAACCTTGCGCCCAAAGGAAAGGTCAGAAAGTGGATTCAGTTGGAGTCTGTAGTGACGAAGaaaagtgtgaggagaagaccatGTTGCGGCCCTACAGATCTGATCTAGAGAGGCGTCTGCTCTCTCTGCCCAAGATGTGGCTACTGCCCTAGTGGAATGTGCGGAAAAGTATGTAGGCGGGTCTTTCCCCTGAGAAGTGTAGGCTAGTGAAATCGTATCCTTAATCCACCTACTAATAGTAGGTTTGGAAGCTAAAGTCCCTCTGTTTTTACCTGAGAACTGAACTAGTAGGTTCTCTGATTTTCTAAAGTCCTTGGTAGACTCTAAGTAATGTATCAAGCATCTCCTGACATCTAAATTGTGAAAGTTCCTTTCTCCATCATTCTTGGGTCTGTCACAGAAAGACGGGAGAACAATATTCTGGTTTTTATGGAATTCAGATACCACCTTAGGAAGAAAGGATGGAAGGGTCTTCATTGTTACTCTATCCTCCAGGATAATGGTGTGAGGAGGAAAGGCTGATAATGCCTGGAGTTTACTAACTTTCCTAGCAGACGTAATAGCTAAAAGAAAGGTGAGTTTGAGAGATAGCATTTTTAGTGATAAAGACTCTAAAGGTTCAAACGGAGGTTTAGTTAAGGCCTCTAGGACCAGGTTTAGATCCCATGGGGGAATAGTGACTCTAACTGATGGATTTAACCTGAGCGCCCCTGTGATAAACCTTTTAATTAGTAGGTTATCTGCTAGTTTATGGTTTAGGAATGTACTTAGGGCTGAAATCTGAACCTTGAGGGTGCTAGGTTTTAAATTTTTATCCAGCCCTGTCTGCAGAAAGCTAAGAATTAATGGGATGTTAGGTTCCCCTAAAGGGTCTTGTTTTCCCTGAGAAAATTTTAGAAAGGCCCTCCATGTTCTTAAATAGATTGAAGCCGTGACTTCTTTTCTACTAGCTAGCATAGTATTTATGACATCGTCTGTGAGGCCCCTACCTCTGAGGATTAGCCTTTCAGCATCCATGCAGTCAAGTGCAAGTGTGGACAGGTCGGGTGCTGTACTGGGCCCTGGGAGAGAAGATCCTTCTCCGGGAGAATCCATGGTTGGGCGACTGACAGCCTTCTCAGCAGCGTGAACCAGGGTCTCTTTGGCCAAAACGGCCCCAGGGTGGGCTCTTCTGGGGCCTCCtatccgcaggacaggaaacctgaactgaaggtgtggagaggtgtgtcagcttttatcttctcaggtttcctgtcaagcggtgggaggtcctctccaggggtgctgtcatggggcgTCTGGGTAAatcattttgtttttataaaagacatttcactttttttttttaaatttcttccaCTGACTGGACTACCGCACATATCAGACTCAATCCCAATACCTACCGGCCTCTGTTGTTCAGATGAATAGTGATATAAACTATGTCTAACAATTATATAGGACATGCATGACGTGTCTggtgcgcgcggggggggggctgctaaaaGCCCTGCAGCCGTCTATCCGATTCACAAATAAGTATTTTAAGCTTTAGGATTAAACTTTCCAGTGTTCTGAGCCAAGATCCATGCAGAAAGCACAAAGAAGTTGAGATCCATCAGTAACACATGTTATAGTACTGTTGGTTtattaaaagaagaaaaacaatgtGTGCATTACCCATTAAAACAATTAATACAATACCACTTATAAAAAGGCATCTTGCTTCCTGCACCTTTTGCAATCCTTTATTTGTATCACTCCATTAGCAGGTATTTTCTAAACCAGCAGGTCCATGACCTAGGCCGCAGCTTCTGCCCTGTTATTAGGCAGCCTGTCATGTTTGGGCTGGCAGGGGATGGGCTATAGTCACCTTCCCCGATACACCCCAACGGTCTCTGCTAAGAAGACGCCTGCTCAGCTAGTCACGGACCATGGTGGCAGTACAATTAGACCGCTAACTGGCTGAGATGGCATTTCTTGCACATTGACATGAAAGCAGGAAGAGCTGCACTGTTGGGATGATTATGGTGGACAAATAAATTTATATCATTATTATGCCAGCCCATTAgtttgtggcactggataacccctttaactttacagAGCATTAGACAGGGGAATACAGCATAACCTATAGCTGGCTAGTTCATCTGCTCCCAATTGCTTTTTCTACTCCCACCATCTTGGCTGGGTGAGCGTGTCTCCTGAGGCTGTACACATATAGCGTATCATGCAAAAATAGCACTAGTTGATTGCTACGTGTGAACATGCGTAAACATACGTGCACACCCAGCCAAGGTGGTGGTAGTAGAAAAAGCAATTGGGGCAAAAGGTTAATAAGTAGAGATGTGCGAACCGGATGCGGGtcgttccgaacccgaatgttcggcatttgatcagtggtggctgctgaacttggataaatctggaaaacatggatacagccaatgactatatccatgttttccacatagccttagggctttatccaacttcagcagccaccgctaatcaaatgccgaaagttcgggttcggatcgactcgagcatgctcgaggttcgctcatctctattaataagcTGCTGCCTGACCCAGCTGCCAGTAGATTATTTCTGACTGAAACAATGGTTTAGGCACATTACAATACAACATTTCCAATCCCTTATTCCATTTTCCACCAGGAGACAATCCAGCTTTGACACCATATATAATATTTAAACTGCCCATACACATTACGGCCCTATTACCGCAAACAATTATCTTCTTGACTtgaccaataatcgtttggtgtaagggaccatttacacagaaagattatctggcagattatctgccaaagatttgaagccaaagccaggaacagactataaacaaagatcaggtcataaaggaaagcctgagatttctcttttcaaatccattcctggctttggcttcaaatcttttgcagataatatttctgtgtaaataacCACAATCATCTGACATGGACAAcaagagcggtggcagcagaccgcatCTGACTGTAACGGGCGGAGTCTCTCATCCTGCTCCCCGTGGGCCCCTCCCTGCTAGCTGTTTGTGCGTGTTTTGGCACAAGtagtgagtgctgacctgacaggtcggggcTCGCTGCCCCCTCATTATTGTGCTGCGTCAAAGCTTTTAGACACCGGTTATAGATTGTAATTGATATTTGTTAGGGTCCGATTGCACagatcgttcgaatttttgcatTAAAGATCGCATATAAGTGATAATTGGTTTGtggaaacacagcaaacgatcaagcaacgagcaagAAATCATTCATCGGGGTCTTTCACTACGTTCTCAAATCACCGTTGGTCGTTTGCTGAAAAGTCGCCGCTCGCTTCatctaaacagtcttttaaagattcaccctatgctgggttcacactatgtatatttgaggctgtatttgtgaggctgtatagcaaccaaaaccaggagtggattgaaaacacagaaaggctctgttcacataatgttgtaattgagtggatggccgccatttaatggcaaatatttgctgttattttaaaacaacggctgttatattgaaataatggccgttatttaatgttatatggcggccatccactcaatttcaacattgtgtgaacagagcctttctgtgttttcaatccactcctggttttggttgctatgaggacctgacttgaggaccaaatactgcctgaaatatacgtagtgtgaacccagcctatgtgtgagatggactTGTTCGCATAAGCAATTTATcggtccgtttacacagatttatctgacagattttttaagccaaagccaggaacagactataaacggagaacaggtcgtaaaagagactgagatttctcctcttttcaaatccgttcctggctttgacttcacaaatctggctgtgtaaacacaccattaactGTCTGCATGATACATAGAATAACAGATCAAACCTGTAAAATGACACATTGTATCCACTTCAGCTACTTGTTCACTATGACATGCAATTTTAACCATTTGGTGCCACCTGCCTATAATACAGCTTGTTCTTGCTTGAGAACCCCCATTACATCTCTCTGAAAGAGTGGCTTCTAATTTATTATAGTGTCTCCGGGTACAAAGCTTCACAGCGTCCTTGTTAGAATCAGTTACTACAATTAGGTTACAGTCACATTTCAGTCTTAGCAAATTATTGCTGAGAAAAAAAGAATATTTAGCAGTCCCAGTTAGTGAGTTACAGCTGGTGTCCTGGTTCCTTCACAATGTTCCATTACTGGCGCTGTAGCTGGTGGTCATTTCCTTGTAGAAGCCAAGTATGTATACCAGAAGAAGGCGACCATGTTTGCAAATAACACTCGGAACTGAAGagaaaacgggggggggggggggggggggggggacacacacgAAACATGTTTATTCAACAATCAAATTTGTCTATATTTTGCGACACATAATAACAATCCACTGTATAGAGCATTAGGCCCGGAGCGTTGTTTCCATTACAACGgacctgttttttcttttaattgcATCCTGGGATTGTAGAGATCCTCCACGCAGTACAAGGATGAGTTCACACACAATGGACCTTCGTTTTGTTTTTCTAAGAAGCCACTGCAGTTGGTACAGCTCAGGCAGACATGTCTATACAGCGTATTGGTATTGAGTATTCTTTGtcagaatacacatgaaaaccaCATAAAATAAGTGTCCCTTTTTTGGCAAGAATACACGTTATCATctcaaagggtatgtgcacactgagtcatTTTGACAGAaactccgtcgcggaattctcagctcgcggaCTGCGGCGCGCGCGtgtccgcctgtgtcatagactccattctgtgcacgggtggattccaccctctgtccaaagaatgaacttgacggatgaaagaatctgccagtgcatagaatggagtctatgccaCGGGCAGAGACGCGTCCGTGAGCAGAGAATTCCGCAACAAGAGTTTCTGTCAAAACTACAcagtatgcacataccctaactctaCAGCAGGAAAATAGGCATCACagtctaaaggggtattctggtcaggtaaaatacatgcttaATCATCTTCCCCTCCTGGAGCTTaataatttgttccatacttattagtctccttcccccagttctgggcAGTTGCTGAAGAtgcagaaaactgtgtgtaaactgtTAAATCCATCTCCACTCTGATCTCCCTctgacggctcatgtaaacagctccctggccagggcgggttaatctgaggtcaaataATTTGTGATCTCACAGTGGTTAACACTCCTGGCATCACaaagtgcagagacagctggccagAGAGCAGTTTACATGAGCCACCTTGGAATGATTGGGGGCCCCATGAGCCACACATTGACTTAGGGCCCCATTGCACGGTGGCCGTCcaggccagtgatttgctgagccacccatcacttcagagaccggctctaaaGTTGTAAAGGCGGCTGCGGGGGTAGGTAATGTAAACAGTTTATTATTTCCTTTACAGATTCATCTGCCATTGGCCGCacctcactattacacatagtaaTGCGCAAGCAGCGGCTGATTATTCTAGGTCCGGACCTAAATGATTGTTGTaatcggctgatagttgtctttattacacggagcgataatcttcaaaatcggcctgattctgcagattatcgatccgtgtaatagggccctaagggtgcctttacacagagagattatctgacagatctttgaagccaaagccagggatggactataaacagatcaggtcataaaggaaagactgggatctatcctctttaactccattcttggctttggcttcaagaatctgtcagataaatctctgtgtaaatgcaccataagtcaATGTGTGGCAAAGTGGGACTCATCTACTACATTGTACTCATCTATTTGCATCGGCAGCTGGAGATATTTCAGAATATAATGTAGAAAGCGGTAACCTTCGTCATCAGTTACAGAACTTTTACTCTCCCATATTCAAGCTGTGAAAAGAAAAGCTCCATACAGAAACTGTACTGGATATAAGAATCAGGCACTTACTTGTACTGGAACATAGTTTACATTGATAAACTGAAATGGTGTCCAAACTTTCCAGTTCATCTTAAGTGCTGACCAGTAGCTCTCTTTCAGTGTCCGATTCAGTGACTTTAGGTTTTTGCCCTGACGGACAAAATAGTTACATACTGAATATAAAATATACAATCACAGGTCTATATAAGACAACTAAAATGCACCATAAAATTTGCTAGTCACATGAATACACAGTTCTCTTGCTCTTTGCAACTGTCATGTaaaactttaagggtgcgttcacacgtacagaatccggagcagatttaatgctgtagatatcaatgtaactaaatgactgaacacagcatcaaatctgctgcggatcccgcacgtgtgaacacaccctagaagggtattccactcaaacttttCATAAGTCGCTGCTTATGGTGAgagtaacaattcattccatacttatctattcagtctccttcccccagtactGAGCTGTTGCTTTCCGCTACAAAAAACTGGTGTGGAAGCTttcttctcctcccccctcccttctgagacggccgATGTAAaaaaagtccctatctgcaacgttgtaatgctgggagggttaaagtGAGGTCAAGTTGCAGATAAACTCATTGTGATtatccttcccagcattacaaagttgcagatagggacttgtttacatcagccatctcagaagggagggggagactcaTAAATGGTCACAACCTGATTTTTGTgctttcagtagaaagcagcaacgcagaactggggaaagaagactaaatagataatacaagtatggaaggaatatttagtctcaccatgggcagctatATTTGAAAAgttatggaaaaaaaaggtgTTTCCTGAATAGGTGATGCACCACAGGCCAATATCATAAGGCAAAGACTTGTTTTATTGACCCATCACGTGTGCAATGTTTCAATTCCACCATGGAAATTTCTCAAACACCTGCAAGAGCTCTAAGCTACAGATTGGGCTATAAGCCTTCACAGTGTCATTCAATGGACATACTTGTATAACATACATGTCATATAGTAAAAAGACTTGTATgctatatagtataatatggtAGGTTATCAATAAACACTCCATTTGTAATACAAAGGTCTTAGTGGGGGATGAGCAAATATGGAAAAGTCAAGTAGGAAACACTCACTTCAAAAAAATTCATCACAATAAAGAAGAGAAGCAAGAAAGCAGGAGCAATGATCAACCGGTCAAGGAGAAGGCGACGTAGTCCGGCCAGAGGCAGAGAGGATGGGACCCACTGCTCCAGAAACAAGTAGAAATAGTGAGACAGCGGCCCAGTGAAGAAAAGCCTGTGGGAGAGAACAGATCATTTAgatccaggggtagggaaccttggctctccagctgttgcaaaactacaactcccatcatgtctggacagctaaaggctgtccaggcatgatgagagttgtagttttgcaacagctggagagccaaggttccctacccctgttttaGAAGAAAGGAAAATTAAAGTATTTTGGCAAAtcagagacttgtcaaaagtttttattggtctttAAAATACCAGGGAGAAGTGCACAGTGAGATACTTCTCTCCCTGGCTCACTGCATGGATACTCAGGGGGAAATATATCCAACTGGTGtagagtagaattgtcttagttgccagaAAATCCAGAATTATATCTTGTGCCAACAGTTATAATTGGTTAGGGTCTGAGAGacttatcaaattggtgtaaaggaGAATTgtcttagggcccatttacaccgaaagattatctgccaaagatttaaagccaaatccagaaatggatttaaaaagaggagaaatctcagacctttctttatgacctgatgcctgtttatagtccatacctcccaactttggctgagaggaaagagggacatggacacgcccctaaccccaccgaaagacacacccctaaaccccaagacacgcccctaaatcagTAATAAACGTAATGTTTTGGTGAGTCGATCGCCATTTTCAAAAATGGTGATTGGTGATGGTGATTGACTCGCCGAAACGTCacgtttgtgactgtttgctgtgctgcactatttgttaatgctttgcacgttgatggaataaacacttcttttgcaacatagaagttggagtgccgtgaagtatccgtatggtatagacatctatctctggtcaagatttaatttgctggcaccaacatcatggcttgtgctgctgacatttgttatctatctatctatctattccctatctatctgtctatctcctatctatctatttatctatcatctatctcggagatagaaaggagatagatagaaaggagataggagatagatagaaaggagatagatagaaaggagatagatagatagaaaggagatagatagatagaaaggagatagatagatagaaaggagatagatagatagaaaggagatagatagatagaaaggagatagatagatagaaaggagatagatagatagaaaggagatagatagatagatagataggagatagatagatagatagatagatagatagatagatagatagatagatagaagatagatagatagaaaggagatagatagatagaaaggagatagatagatagaaaggagatagatagatagaaaggagatagatagatagaaaggagatagatagatagaaaggagatagatagatagaagatagatagatagaagatagatagatagaagatagatagatagaagatagatagatagatagatagatagatagatagatagatagaaaggagatagatagatagaagatagatagatagatagatagatagatagatagatagatagaagatagatagatagatagatagaaaggagatagatagaaaggagatagaaagaaaagagatagaaagaaaggagatagataggagatagaaagagagAGCAGCAGGTTCAGGGGAACAAGCCCAGGGGCACTGagtgcaggggaaggaggggggataagcaccatgtacagctgagggacacctgacagaacccccagacaccccctccccggagcactcaccactgctcttctctccctggtgatgcaggtcatgtgttctgcccccttcctggaccccggcagcctcctcctccggcaccagctctcactgccaggtattgatactgtatagggggcgcaccacagagctgtgataatccggccctggcaggagctatgggggagagagcggcctcttgtggccggaggcagaatgaagCCTTCGGACACAAGAGTctttgcagagcaggaagccgatgtctcctgctctgccagtgtaAGTGAGGTGCGGGGAgcggcgggacacatgggggctgtaccgggacggagggacatgaccccaaaatcgggactgtccctccagatccgggacagttgggtggtatgatagtctgttcctggctttg includes:
- the PXMP2 gene encoding peroxisomal membrane protein 2; translated protein: MPLVSKPIPESEHVPVHTALLRTYLQLLHSRPVLTKALTSAILSALGNLLSQSIERRRQCKSSVKNVDLVAPLRFAAYGLFFTGPLSHYFYLFLEQWVPSSLPLAGLRRLLLDRLIIAPAFLLLFFIVMNFFEGKNLKSLNRTLKESYWSALKMNWKVWTPFQFINVNYVPVQFRVLFANMVAFFWYTYLASTRK